TCGCCTCCATGGGGCAGAAATCTAAAAGCAATTCCCTCTGAACGATTAATTATATCTTTAATTCTATCTTCCAGGGCAGCCTCACCAATACCTGCAACTCTTAAAGTAAGATCATAACTATTTTTCTGCCTGGGCTGACAGACCCTGTCAAGTACAAAATTATCAATCATCCTTTTCATCTCAACTGGAACCCCAGGTAAAACAAAAATATTACTCCCTTCAGCAACAAGATAAAAGCCTGGAGCAGTCCCTTCTTCATTCAAAATCGGCTCAGCATCTGCTGGAAGATAAGCCTGTCTGTAATTATTCTCAGTAACTTCTTTGCCAATCTCATTAAAGAAAGACTTAATATTATCAGCCAGTTCAGGGCGATAGATAAGCTCCTGGCCGGTAGCCCTGGCAACACCATCTCTGGTAATATCATCCTGGGTAGGTCCTAAACCTCCGGTTATAATAATATTTTTATATTCAGATAACAACCTCTCCACTTTACTGGCAATCACATCTACCTTATCTGGAACTGTAATAATCTCATTGACCTGACAGCCATTATCAAACAGCCTCTCAGCAATCCAGCTGGCATTGGTATTATCTATCTCGCCAAATAATAATTCATCACCAACAGATAAAACAGCAATATCATCCATCTTATAAATCAACACCTATCATCTTAAAATTAAAATACAAAAAACAAAATAATTCCACTTATCAAACCGGCAACAATATCATCTAACATAACTCCAGTCCCACCTTTAAAATCCTGAACATAATCAATCGGACCAGGCTTAAAAATATCAAAGACTCTAAAAAGAAGAAAGCCAGTTAGATAATGGACAAAATTATACGGATTCATAAAAGCAAAAGTAATAAAAACTCCAGCAATTTCATCAATTACTATCTCCTGATTATCTTTAATACCTGTCCTATTTTCTTCCTGCTGACAGATCAAAGTCCCGACAATTACCGTTATTATAATAGCCGGCCAGCTTCTTAAAATTGGGAATAAGGCCAGTAGCCCCAGCCCAACCAGGGAACCAAAGGTGCCAGGCATATATTTAATTCTTCCAACCATAAAACCTGTTGCAAAAAAATAATTAATTCTCTCCATAATGCCCATAATTACAGCTCCCACTCCAGGTCTGCATCAGCAAAATACCTGTAGCCTGAATAAAATGTAATCAGAGCAGCTAGCCAGATTAAAATCAGCGGTAGATATCCAGGGAGTGGAATAATCTCTGGATAGACTAAAAAGGCGAGCACAGCAACAATCTGGGTAACAGTCTTTAATTTACCCCAGATACTGGCAGAAATAATAATGCCTTCGCTGGCAGCAATCACCCTCAGACCAGTTACAGCAAATTCCCGGCCAATAATAATAATAACCGGCCAGGGAGAAATTAAATTCAGGCTAACAAAACCAATCAGGGCAGATGAAACTAAAAGCTTATCAGCTAAAGGATCAGCAATCTTGCCAAAATTAGTAACCTGATTACTCCGTCTGGCCAGATATCCATCGGCAGCATCAGTCAGACTTGCAACAACAAAAACGACAAAAGAAATCCAGGAAGCCACAAAAGGCAACCTCGCCCGCATTAATAAAAAGAAAACAAAGACCGGAATTAAAATAATCCTGGCTAAAGTTAACTTATTTGGCATATTCATATCAGCCAATTTCATCAATAATCTCTCCTTCAAGATCATATTCAAAAGCCGACTTAACTAAAGCAAGATAAATAGAACCTATCTCAATCTCAAATTCCTCAGGCAACTCACCGCTGATAGCATTATCTATCTCTGGGGCATCATATTCAGTCCTGCCATTAAAGCGGTTGCCATCAATCTCCTCAACAATTATTTCCAGCTTCTTATCAACTCTCTCGCTATTTTTCTCAAGGGCTATTGTTTGCTGTTCTTCCATTATCTGATTATAGCGCCTAACTTTAAGATCCTCATCCAGCTGACCATCAAGTCTTGCCGCCGGGGTATTCTCCTCCTTGGAATAGGTAAATACTCCAAGACGATCAAACTTAACCTCTTTTATAAAATCAACTAACTCCTCAAACTCTTCCTCAGACTCACCTGGAAATCCGACTATTAGCGAAGTCCTTAACACCACATCAGGCAGAACATTTCTAATCCTAGCAATCTTAGCCTCCAGAGAGCTCCTATCTCCAGGTCTGCCCATCCTCTTTCTAACCTGACCGGCAGCATGCTGGATTGGAATATCTAAATAATTACAGATTTTATCTTCCCTGGCCATCACCTCTAATACTTTTTCCTCAAGATGTTCAGGATAAGTATACATCAATCTAATCCACTTTAAACCGTCTATCTTTGCAAGCTCCTCTAAAAGCCCGGCCAGTCGCACCTCACCATAAATATCAAGGCCATAAAGGGCAGTATCCTGGGCCACCAGAATCAACTCATTAATCCCCTGCTCAACAAGCCTTCTGGCCTCATTTAAAATATATTCCATTTCCCGGCTCTTAAAACCACCCTTAATCGATGGAATAGTGCAATAGGTACAGTTCTGGTCACAGCCATCAGCAATTTTTAAATAAGCAGTTCCCTTTTCCTTATGAACCCTGGGAATATCTCGGTTTAAACCCTGTTCAGGCTCGCTAACCATGGTCACCCTCTGACCCCTTTTAACCTCTTCAACTAATTCAACCATCTTCTGATAATCACCGATCCCGAAAATGCCATCTACTTCAGGAATATCAGATTTAATATCATCGACATATCTCTGGGCCAGACAGCCTGTCACAATAACCTTCTGACAGTTTCCAGTCTCCTTTAACTTCACCGCCTCAAAAATAGCCTCAATCGACTCCTCCTTGGCAGTCTCAATAAACCCGCAGGTATTAACAGCTATAATATCAGCAACTTCATAATCATCAACAAGTGTTATATTTTCAGATTCAGTCAGATATCCGGCAATATACTCACCATCAACCTGATTTTTCGGACAACCTAAATTATAAATAAATACCCTAACAGACATAAATTCACTCCTAATCATTAAATTAATAAATTGACCTATTTAAACTAATTATAAACATAGTTCACTAACTATGCAAGCAGTTGCGCTAACCAGTAAAAATTACTATATAATATAAGAAAAATCGGCCTCCAGGCCGATTAAAAACTGAAATGGTCGGGTTGCCGGGATTTGAACCCGGGACCTCACGCCCCCCAGGCGTGCGCGCTACCAAGCTGCGCCACAACCCGATTAAATTATTAACAGAAATATTATACAAAATCCTCATACCATTGTCAAGACTAAACTACTTAACCCAATCCTTCTTTCTGAGCCATTCTGCAAGCTTATCAGGATCATCAGTCACAATAAAAACTTCCTGAATCGAGGAGCTATTCTTGGCCAGAACTTTAAAGCCACTGGAAGTATTATATTTCAACCTTAAAAAAGGCTGAACTCCACTCCCTT
The genomic region above belongs to Halonatronomonas betaini and contains:
- a CDS encoding competence/damage-inducible protein A; this translates as MDDIAVLSVGDELLFGEIDNTNASWIAERLFDNGCQVNEIITVPDKVDVIASKVERLLSEYKNIIITGGLGPTQDDITRDGVARATGQELIYRPELADNIKSFFNEIGKEVTENNYRQAYLPADAEPILNEEGTAPGFYLVAEGSNIFVLPGVPVEMKRMIDNFVLDRVCQPRQKNSYDLTLRVAGIGEAALEDRIKDIINRSEGIAFRFLPHGGEISIKLSLRPGFDPDNFAKVVAEIKEELGYYIYGEGDKSLAGVVSDLLRENNFSLALAESCTGGLIAKRLTDIPGASDFFKGGVIVYSNASKVRLLGLAEEILEKEGAVSRLAADQMATGVKELFDADFGVSVTGIAGPGGGTDEKPVGLVYSTICSNSCEFQERWSFSGDRKKVRWYASQYILNKLRLAILEAIK
- a CDS encoding phosphatidylglycerophosphatase A family protein, whose protein sequence is MGIMERINYFFATGFMVGRIKYMPGTFGSLVGLGLLALFPILRSWPAIIITVIVGTLICQQEENRTGIKDNQEIVIDEIAGVFITFAFMNPYNFVHYLTGFLLFRVFDIFKPGPIDYVQDFKGGTGVMLDDIVAGLISGIILFFVF
- the pgsA gene encoding CDP-diacylglycerol--glycerol-3-phosphate 3-phosphatidyltransferase, whose product is MNMPNKLTLARIILIPVFVFFLLMRARLPFVASWISFVVFVVASLTDAADGYLARRSNQVTNFGKIADPLADKLLVSSALIGFVSLNLISPWPVIIIIGREFAVTGLRVIAASEGIIISASIWGKLKTVTQIVAVLAFLVYPEIIPLPGYLPLILIWLAALITFYSGYRYFADADLEWEL
- the rimO gene encoding 30S ribosomal protein S12 methylthiotransferase RimO, yielding MSVRVFIYNLGCPKNQVDGEYIAGYLTESENITLVDDYEVADIIAVNTCGFIETAKEESIEAIFEAVKLKETGNCQKVIVTGCLAQRYVDDIKSDIPEVDGIFGIGDYQKMVELVEEVKRGQRVTMVSEPEQGLNRDIPRVHKEKGTAYLKIADGCDQNCTYCTIPSIKGGFKSREMEYILNEARRLVEQGINELILVAQDTALYGLDIYGEVRLAGLLEELAKIDGLKWIRLMYTYPEHLEEKVLEVMAREDKICNYLDIPIQHAAGQVRKRMGRPGDRSSLEAKIARIRNVLPDVVLRTSLIVGFPGESEEEFEELVDFIKEVKFDRLGVFTYSKEENTPAARLDGQLDEDLKVRRYNQIMEEQQTIALEKNSERVDKKLEIIVEEIDGNRFNGRTEYDAPEIDNAISGELPEEFEIEIGSIYLALVKSAFEYDLEGEIIDEIG
- a CDS encoding DUF2103 domain-containing protein — encoded protein: MGGKYKIDKIKQEHTIIDDILPLLEGISIHPLVKSIIPGRINRRKGSGVQPFLRLKYNTSSGFKVLAKNSSSIQEVFIVTDDPDKLAEWLRKKDWVK